The Thioalkalivibrio sulfidiphilus HL-EbGr7 genome includes a window with the following:
- a CDS encoding pyridoxal phosphate-dependent aminotransferase, producing the protein MDIKLSARVQRIKPSPTLAVTALAAQLKAQGRDIIGLGAGEPDFDTPEHIKEAAIAALHAGKTKYTAVDGTPGLKLAIIDKFVRDNGHSYEPDQILVSCGGKHSIFNLFEALLDEGDEVIIPAPYWVSYPDMTLLADGTPVIVQTDQAQGFKMSPEQLEAAITPRTRLLMLNSPSNPTGVAYTRDELRALAEVLLRHPHVLVATDDMYEHIMFRGQAFCNILMACPDLYERTIVLNGVSKAYSMTGWRIGYAGGPKKLIGAMKKIQSQSTSNPTSIAQAAAEAALKGDQSCVFSMRNAFEQRHAYLVEALNAIPGVNCLPSDGTFYCLPSVKDAMEKLGLDTDAAFSERLLDHGVALVPGSAFGADGHVRISFATSMDNLKQAVARIRQAVEG; encoded by the coding sequence TTGGACATCAAGCTTTCCGCCCGCGTTCAGCGCATCAAGCCCTCCCCCACCCTGGCAGTGACCGCCCTGGCCGCCCAGCTCAAGGCCCAGGGACGCGACATCATCGGCCTCGGCGCCGGTGAGCCGGACTTCGATACCCCGGAGCACATCAAGGAGGCGGCCATCGCCGCCCTGCACGCGGGCAAGACCAAGTACACCGCCGTGGACGGTACCCCGGGCCTGAAGCTGGCCATCATCGACAAGTTCGTGCGCGACAACGGCCACAGCTACGAGCCGGACCAGATCCTGGTCTCCTGCGGTGGCAAGCACAGCATCTTCAACCTGTTCGAGGCCCTGCTGGACGAGGGTGACGAGGTCATCATCCCCGCCCCCTACTGGGTCTCCTACCCGGACATGACCCTGTTGGCCGACGGCACGCCGGTGATCGTGCAGACCGACCAGGCCCAGGGCTTCAAGATGAGCCCCGAGCAGCTGGAGGCCGCCATCACCCCGCGCACCCGGCTACTGATGCTCAACAGCCCCTCCAACCCCACCGGTGTGGCCTACACCCGCGACGAGCTGCGCGCCCTTGCCGAAGTGCTGCTGCGTCATCCCCACGTGCTGGTGGCCACCGACGACATGTACGAGCACATCATGTTCCGGGGCCAGGCCTTCTGTAACATCCTGATGGCCTGCCCGGACCTCTACGAGCGCACCATCGTGCTCAACGGCGTCTCCAAGGCCTACTCCATGACCGGCTGGCGCATCGGCTATGCCGGCGGCCCGAAGAAGCTCATCGGCGCCATGAAGAAGATCCAGTCCCAGAGCACCTCCAACCCCACCTCCATCGCCCAGGCGGCGGCCGAGGCGGCGCTCAAGGGCGACCAGAGCTGCGTGTTCTCCATGCGCAATGCCTTCGAGCAACGCCACGCGTACCTGGTGGAGGCGCTGAACGCCATCCCCGGCGTCAACTGCCTGCCCTCCGATGGCACCTTCTACTGCCTGCCCAGCGTCAAGGACGCCATGGAAAAGCTCGGGCTGGACACCGACGCCGCCTTCTCCGAGCGCCTGCTGGACCACGGCGTCGCCCTGGTGCCCGGCTCCGCCTTCGGCGCCGACGGCCACGTGCGCATCTCGTTTGCCACCAGCATGGACAACCTCAAGCAGGCCGTGGCCCGCATCCGCCAGGCGGTGGAAGGCTGA
- the uvrB gene encoding excinuclease ABC subunit UvrB — protein MTQQFTLKTGYTPAGDQPAAIEKLVEGLEDGLAHQVLLGVTGSGKTFTIANVIQRTQRPTIILAPNKTLAAQLYGEMKEFFPDNAVEYFVSYYDYYQPEAYVPASDTFIEKDASINDHIEQMRLSATRALLERRDAIIVASVSAIYGLGDVNAYMQMVLHLKRGDRVDQRDILRRLAELQYTRNDMELRRGTYRVRGEVIDIHPAESEREAVRIELFDDEIEQLSYFDPLTGEILKRVARLTVYPKTHYVTPRETILGAVEQIKVELRERLEQLRSVEKLVEAQRLEQRTIFDIEMMLEVGYCSGIENYSRYLSGRKPGEPPPCFFDYLPKDALLVVDESHVTVPQLGGMYRGDRSRKETLVEYGFRLPSALDNRPLRFEEFEALSPQAIYVSATPGPYELEHAGQVVEQVVRPTGLVDPEVEVRPATHQVDDVLSEIRARVAVNQRVLITTLTKRMAEDLTEYLHEHDVRVRYLHSDIDTVERVEIIRDLRLGEFDVLVGINLLREGLDMPEVSLVAILDADKEGFLRSDRSLIQTIGRAARNVHGKAILYADRITGSMARAMEETERRREKQIAHNLEHGITPRSVEKRIADIMEGAYAGGSMASPKRFAKVAEEEIAYGLPPEKAVKEIARLESQMYEHARNLEFEEAALLRDRIEHLRKGSLGMPETANG, from the coding sequence ATGACCCAGCAATTTACCCTCAAGACCGGCTACACCCCGGCCGGTGACCAGCCCGCCGCCATCGAAAAGCTGGTGGAAGGCCTGGAAGACGGCCTCGCCCACCAGGTCCTGCTCGGCGTGACCGGCTCCGGCAAGACCTTCACCATCGCCAACGTCATCCAGCGCACCCAGCGGCCCACCATCATCCTGGCGCCCAACAAGACCCTGGCCGCGCAGCTGTACGGGGAGATGAAGGAGTTCTTCCCGGACAACGCGGTGGAGTACTTCGTCTCCTACTACGACTACTACCAGCCGGAGGCCTACGTGCCGGCCTCGGACACCTTCATCGAGAAGGACGCCTCCATCAACGATCACATCGAGCAGATGCGCCTGTCCGCCACCCGGGCCCTGCTGGAGCGGCGCGACGCCATCATCGTGGCCAGCGTCTCGGCCATCTACGGCCTGGGGGACGTGAACGCCTACATGCAGATGGTGCTGCACCTGAAGCGCGGCGACCGGGTGGACCAGCGGGACATCCTGCGCCGCCTGGCGGAGCTGCAGTACACCCGCAACGACATGGAGCTGCGCCGGGGCACCTACCGGGTGCGCGGCGAGGTGATCGATATCCACCCGGCGGAATCCGAGCGCGAGGCGGTGCGCATCGAGCTGTTCGACGACGAGATCGAGCAGCTGTCCTATTTCGACCCGCTGACCGGCGAGATCCTCAAGCGCGTCGCCAGGCTCACGGTCTACCCCAAGACCCACTACGTCACCCCCCGGGAGACCATCCTGGGCGCCGTGGAGCAGATCAAGGTGGAGCTGCGCGAGCGCCTGGAACAGCTGCGCTCGGTGGAGAAGCTGGTGGAGGCCCAGCGCCTGGAGCAGCGCACCATCTTCGACATCGAGATGATGCTGGAGGTGGGCTACTGCTCGGGCATCGAGAACTACTCCCGCTACCTCTCCGGCCGCAAGCCCGGCGAGCCCCCGCCGTGCTTCTTCGACTACCTGCCCAAGGACGCCCTGCTGGTGGTGGACGAGAGCCACGTGACCGTCCCCCAGCTGGGCGGCATGTACCGGGGCGACCGCTCCCGCAAGGAGACCCTGGTGGAATACGGCTTCCGCCTGCCCTCGGCCCTGGACAACCGCCCCCTGCGCTTCGAGGAATTCGAGGCCCTCTCGCCCCAGGCCATCTACGTCTCCGCCACCCCGGGGCCCTACGAACTGGAGCACGCGGGCCAGGTGGTGGAGCAGGTGGTGCGCCCCACCGGCCTGGTGGACCCGGAGGTGGAGGTGCGCCCGGCCACCCACCAGGTGGACGACGTGCTCTCGGAGATCCGCGCCCGGGTGGCGGTCAACCAGCGGGTGCTGATCACCACCCTGACCAAGCGCATGGCCGAGGACCTGACCGAATACCTGCACGAGCACGACGTGCGTGTGCGCTACCTGCACTCGGACATCGATACCGTGGAGCGGGTTGAGATCATCCGCGACCTGCGCCTGGGGGAGTTCGACGTGCTGGTGGGCATCAACCTGCTGCGCGAGGGCCTGGACATGCCCGAGGTCTCCCTGGTGGCCATCCTGGACGCGGACAAGGAGGGCTTCCTGCGTTCCGACCGTTCCCTGATCCAGACCATCGGACGCGCCGCCCGCAACGTGCACGGCAAGGCCATCCTGTATGCCGACCGGATCACCGGCTCCATGGCCCGGGCCATGGAGGAGACCGAGCGACGCCGGGAGAAGCAGATCGCCCACAACCTGGAGCACGGCATCACGCCCAGGAGCGTGGAAAAACGCATCGCCGACATCATGGAAGGCGCCTACGCGGGTGGCTCGATGGCCTCGCCAAAGCGCTTCGCTAAGGTGGCCGAGGAGGAGATTGCCTACGGCCTGCCGCCGGAGAAGGCGGTCAAGGAGATCGCCCGGCTGGAAAGCCAGATGTACGAGCATGCCCGCAACCTGGAGTTCGAGGAGGCCGCGCTCCTGCGCGACCGCATCGAGCACCTGCGCAAGGGCTCCCTGGGCATGCCGGAGACCGCGAACGGATGA